In one window of Syngnathus scovelli strain Florida chromosome 20, RoL_Ssco_1.2, whole genome shotgun sequence DNA:
- the cgrrf1 gene encoding cell growth regulator with RING finger domain protein 1 isoform X1, whose translation MAGGFLITLYEYSPLFYISVVSLCFVITAAMVLGWVGFDVPVILRSSDDTESILPTPEKQMVQVTNPFSLEMGSGSASVTNGVWLKPYCLEPCILSCFWGCEVSALQRALQAHQGVSRLSNPQHFREALYGFYHHCQSIYISSEDREERFICIPPEQALSDFGPLPRQRYPLVSVLTLAEQEARDTYNIVASVTVIHVPDDKYNLSARILFQYLLTSQGNMYELKALFMSANSGGESGHPTDPIVRPSEPEEEEETGKEVEDEEDDKGLSERQGKDCVVCQNAAINRVLLPCRHACVCDSCFSHFSHCPICRAFIQESFALTLGSAAFEQ comes from the exons ATGGCAGGAGGTTTCTTAATTACATTGTATGAGTACTCGCCACTCTTTTATATTAGTGTGGTTTCTTTGTGTTTTGTTATTACCGCTGCCATGGTCCTCGGATG GGTTGGTTTTGATGTCCCAGTTATCTTGCGTAGCTCTGATGACACAGAGTCCATCCTACCTACTCCCGAAAAGCAAATGGTTCAAGTGACAAATCCTTTTTCCCTCGAGATGGGTTCTGGATCAGCATCTGTTACAA ATGGTGTGTGGTTGAAGCCATATTGTTTGGAGCCGTGTATCTTGAGCTGCTTCTGGGGTTGTGAGGTCAGTGCCCTGCAGCGAGCATTGCAGGCACACCAGGGTGTCTCCAGGTTGAGCAACCCCCAGCATTTCCGGGAGGCGTTATACGGCTTCTATCATCACTGCCAGAGCATTTA TATCAGCAGTGAAGACAGAGAAGAACGCTTCATTTGTATTCCACCAGAACAGGCACTCTCAGATTTTGGCCCATTGCCCAGGCAACGCTATCCTCTCGTGTCTGTGTTGACCTTGGCGGAACAAGAGGCTCGAGACACATATAATATT GTGGCCAGTGTCACTGTAATTCATGTACCTGATGATAAATACAACCTGTCCGCAAGGATTCTCTTCCAATACCTTCTCACCTCACAGGGGAACATGTACGAATTAAAA GCTCTTTTTATGTCAGCTAATAGTGGTGGAGAATCTGGTCATCCTACCGACCCGATTGTCCGTCCCAGTGAGcctgaggaggaagaagagactGGAAAAGAGGTAGAGGATGAGGAAGATGATAAAGGCTTGTCAGAGAGACAGGGTAAAGACTGTGTAGTGTGTCAAAATGCAGCTATCAATAGAGTGTTGCTGCCTTGCCgacatgcttgtgtgtgtgacagttgTTTTTCACACTTCTCACACTGTCCCATATGTAGAGCTTTCATCCAGGAATCATTTGCCCTGACTCTTGGTTCTGCAGCATTTGAACAATGA
- the serinc1 gene encoding serine incorporator 1 — protein MGAVLGLCSMASWIPCLCGSAPCLLCRCCPSGNNSTVTRLIYAFFLLLGVGIACIMLMPGMEEHLKKIPGFCEGGTGSSIPGIKGHVNCDVLVGYKAVYRVCFGMAMFFLLFSLLMIKVKSSKDPRAALHNGFWFFKFAAAAAITVGAFFIAEGSFTTVWFYIGMAGAFCFILIQLVLLIDFAHSWNESWVEKMEEGNSRCWYAALLSATALNYVLSLVAVILFYTYYTHSDGCTENKVFISINMLLCLGVSVISVLPQIQESQPRSGLLQSSLVTLYTMYLTWSAMTNEPDRKCNPSLLGIIGLNTTTPATEDHAVQWWDAQGLVGLILFLMCVLYSSIRNSSNAQVNKLTLTSDESALIEDGPQADNFEEGDGASRAVDNEKDGVTYSYSFFHFMLFLASLYIMMTLTNWYSPDSNYEAMTSKWPSVWVKISSSWICIALYVWTLVAPLVLVNRDFE, from the exons ATGGGAGCCGTTCTGGGCTTGTGCTCCATGGCGAGCTGG ATCCCGTGTCTGTGCGGCAGCGCCCCCTGTCTGCTGTGTCGCTGCTGTCCTAGTGGAAATAACTCGACGGTGACTCGCCTCATATACGCCTTCTTCCTTCTGCTGGGAGTGGGAATTGCTTGCATCATGCTGATGCCTGGCATGGAGGAACATTTGAAGAAG ATTCCAGGATTTTGTGAGGGAGGAACGGGTTCATCCATCCCCGGCATAAAGGGTCATGTGAACTGTGACGTGCTGGTTGGCTACAAGGCTGTGTACCGCGTTTGTTTCGGCATGGCCATGTTTTTCCTTCTCTTTTCGCTGCTAATGATCAAAGTCAAAAGCAGCAAAGACCCCCGAGCTGCACTGCATAATGG GTTTTGGTTCTTCAAGTTTGCAGCAGCTGCTGCTATCACTGTTGGAGCTTTCTTTATCGCAGAGGGGTCCTTTACAACTG TGTGGTTCTACATCGGTATGGCGGGTGCATTCTGCTTTATCCTCATCCAGTTGGTTTTGCTCATTGACTTTGCCCATTCCTGGAACGAGTCCTGGGTTGAGAAGATGGAGGAGGGTAATTCACGCTGCTGGTATGCAG CCCTGCTGTCTGCCACTGCTCTCAACTACGTGTTGTCCCTGGTGGCCGTTATCCTTTTCTACACCTATTACACCCACTCTGATGGATGCACTGAGAACAAGGTCTTCATCAGCATCAACATGTTGCTCTGCCTTGGGGTGTCTGTTATTTCCGTCCTGCCTCAGATCCAG gAGTCCCAACCCCGCTCTGGCCTGCTGCAATCCTCTCTGGTGACTCTGTACACTATGTACTTGACCTGGTCTGCAATGACCAACGAGCCTG ATAGAAAGTGCAACCCGAGCCTTCTGGGTATCATTGGGTTGAACACCACCACCCCTGCAACTGAGGACCATGCAGTCCAGTGGTGGGACGCCCAGGGCCTTGTGGGATTGATCCTCTTCCTCATGTGTGTCCTATACTCCAG TATCCGTAACTCATCCAACGCCCAGGTGAACAAACTGACTCTCACGAGTGATGAGTCCGCTCTGATCGAAGACGGACCTCAGGCTGACAACTTTGAGGAGGGCGATGGGGCCAGCCGGGCTGTGGACAATGAGAAGGACGGAGTCACCTATTCTTATTCCTTCTTCCATTTCATGCTGTTCCTAGCTTCACTCTACATCATGATGACTCTCACTAATTGGTACAG CCCTGACTCCAACTACGAGGCCATGACGAGCAAATGGCCCTCTGTGTGGGTGAAGATCTCCTCTAGCTGGATCTGCATCGCTCTCTATGTGTGGACGCTGGTGGCCCCACTCGTCCTGGTCAACAGGGACTTTGAGTGA
- the rad51b gene encoding DNA repair protein RAD51 homolog 2, translating into MASRALKRAGISPELCEQLKRHKIENCQDLLTHTAFEVMYAAGLSYQKTLELLETVSKAIAPPLTTVWEIWKRHSDSFFSTSIPPLDKVLRGGLPCGTITEITGPSGCGKTQFCLMLSVVATLPKELGGLDRSVIYIDTESAFSAERLVEIAQNKFPDYFSSKEKVLQMAGRVHIFREMTCQDVLCRLERLEEIIISTRAGLIILDSVASVVRKEFDTSLPGNLMHRSNLLGKEASTLKYLAHQFNIPVVLTNQITTHIGHQGSGSATEGDSGFVTAALGNTWSHIVNTRFIIQYLDGFKRQLLVAKSPVAPFAVLNYTIGKEGICINGNDETFYEGTDPSLQAIRVRTAINFDTT; encoded by the exons atgGCGTCAAGAGCATTAAAGCGAGCCGGAATTTCTCCTGAGTTATGCGAACAACTTAAACGACATAAAATAGAAAACTGTCAG GATCTGTTGACACACACTGCTTTTGAAGTGATGTATGCTGCAGGATTGAGTTACCAGAAAACCTTGGAGTTGTTGGAGACTGTGAGCAAGGCCATTGCTCCCCCACTCACCACG GTCTGGGAGATTTGGAAACGTCATTCAGATTCTTTCTTCTCGACTTCAATACCTCCTCTGGACAAAGTGCTTCGAGGAGGTCTTCCATGTGGAACCATTACAGAG ATAACGGGACCATCTGGCTGTGGGAAAACTCAATTTTGTTTGATGCTGAGCGTTGTGGCTACTCTGCCTAAGGAACTGGGTGGCTTGGACCGCAGTGTAATCTACATCGACACTGAGTCTGCGTTCTCTGCTGAAAG GCTGGTGGAGATTGCACAGAATAAGTTCCCCGACTACTTCAGCTCTAAGGAGAAAGTCCTGCAGATGGCAGGTCGGGTCCACATCTTCAGGGAGATGACCTGCCAGGATGTCCTCTGCAG ACTGGAGAGATTGGAGGAGATCATCATCTCAACCAGAGCGGGCCTGATAATCCTCGATTCAGTCGCTTCAGTGGTTAGAAAGGAATTTGACACATCGTTACCTGGCAACCTGATGCACCGTAGCAACCTGCTGGGAAAAGAAGCTTCCACCCTCAAATATTTGGCCCATCAATTCAACATACCC GTAGTCCTAACTAACCAGATCACAACTCACATAGGGCATCAAG GTTCTGGTTCAGCTACTGAAGGGGATTCAGGCTTTGTGACAGCAGCTTTGGGAAACACATGGAGTCACATTGTCAACACACGTTTTATCATTCAATATCTTGATGGATTTAAGAGACAG TTATTGGTCGCTAAGTCACCTGTGGCTCCCTTTGCTGTGCTGAACTACACAATCGGGAAGGAAGGAATCTGTATCAAtg GAAATGATGAGACATTTTATGAAGGCACTGATCCCAGCCTCCAGGCTATCAGAGTGAGAACTGCGATCAACTTCGATACAACCTGA
- the psmc6 gene encoding 26S proteasome regulatory subunit 10B, protein MADNREKALQDYRKKLLEHKEVDGRLKELREQLREQTKQYEKSENDLKALQSVGQIIGEVLKQLTEEKFIVKATNGPRYVVGCRRQLDKSQLKPGTRVALDMTTLTIMRYLPREVDPLVYNMSHEDPGSVSYSEIGGLSEQIRELREVIELPLTNPELFQRVGIIPPKGCLLYGPPGTGKTLLARAVASQLDCNFLKVVSSSIVDKYIGESARLIREMFNYARDHQPCIIFMDEIDAIGGRRFSEGTSADREIQRTLMELLNQMDGFDTLHRVKMIMATNRPDTLDPALLRPGRLDRKIHIELPNEQARLDILKIHSSPITKHGEIDYEAIVKLSDGFNGADLRNVCTEAGLFAIRSDREYVTQEDFMKAVRKVADSKKLESKLDYKPV, encoded by the exons ATGGCGGACAACAGGGAGAAAGCGCTGCAAGATTACCGTAAAAAATTATTGGAACACAAGGAAGTAGACGGGCGGTTAAAAGAAC TGAGGGAACAGCTTCGAGAACAAACTAAACAGTATGAAAAGTCAGAGAATGACCTCAAAGCTCTGCAGAGTGTTGGTCAG ATTATTGGAGAAGTCCTCAAACAGCTGACAGAAGAGAAAT TCATTGTCAAGGCCACAAACGGTCCTCGATATGTGGTTGGATGTCGCAGACAG TTGGACAAGTCACAATTGAAGCCAGGCACCAGAGTGGCTTTGGATATGACTACGCTGACTATAATGAG gtatctGCCACGAGAGGTGGACCCTCTGGTGTACAATATGTCCCATGAAGACCCCGGTAGCGTCTCCTACTCTGAAATTGGTGGATTGTCGGAACAGATCCGTGAGCTGAGAGAG GTGATAGAGCTGCCCCTGACCAATCCCGAGCTTTTCCAGAGAGTTGGAATCATCCCCCCAAAAGGCTGCCTGCTCTATGGGCCTCCAG GTACTGGGAAGACACTTCTGGCCAGGGCGGTTGCAAGTCAGCTGGACTGTAACTTTCTCAAG GTGGTGTCCAGCTCCATCGTTGACAAATACATCGGTGAGAGCGCCAGGCTCATCAGAGAGATGTTCAACTATGCCAGGGACCATCAGCCTTGCATCATCTTCATGGATGAGATTGATGCCATTG GCGGCCGACGTTTCTCTGAGGGAACCTCTGCTGACAGAGAGATCCAGAGGACTTTGATGGAG TTGCTGAACCAGATGGATGGATTTGATACACTACACAGAGTCAAGATGATCATGGCAACAAACAGACCTGACACTCTGGACCCTGCCTTGTTGCGACCCGGCCGGCTCGACCGCAAAATCC ACATCGAGCTCCCCAATGAACAGGCTCGTCTGGACATTCTCAAAATCCACTCCAGTCCCATCACCAAGCATGGCGAAATAG ACTATGAAGCCATTGTGAAGCTGTCGGACGGTTTCAACGGAGCTGATTTAAGAAATGTTTGCACAGAAGCAG GTTTGTTTGCCATCCGCTCCGACAGAGAGTACGTCACACAAGAAGACTTCATGAAAGCTGTGCGGAAAGTGGCAGATTCAAAGAAGCTGGAGTCCAAGCTGGACTACAAGCCTGTATAG
- the zfp36l1b gene encoding mRNA decay activator protein ZFP36L1b produces the protein MTAASISPLFDSEFSDKAKMLNYNQVCAGAGSHINSSRYKTELCRPFEENGSCKYGDKCQFAHGMHELRSLTRHPKYKTDLCRTFHTVGFCPYGPRCHFIHNPEERRGPSAHPVFNKMGCPRLQHSFSFAGFPSSSSSQDSPTSVTPPPTRSTEDLTEWSSNRFTDSRQEINSLFGPSWGPPSACEPQLPAPLSPTIPCFFQPASEGPPSPLSSLSDQEGYQSSLGSQSDSESTLLDASRRLPIFSRLSVSDD, from the exons ATGACAGCGGCCAGCATTTCTCCTCTCTTCGACAGTGAATTCTCCGACAAG GCCAAGATGTTGAACTACAACCAGGTGTGTGCCGGCGCTGGCAGCCATATCAATTCAAGCCGTTACAAGACGGAGTTGTGCCGGCCCTTTGAGGAGAACGGCTCCTGCAAATATGGAGACAAGTGCCAGTTTGCCCACGGCATGCACGAGCTGCGTAGCCTGACCCGCCACCCCAAGTACAAGACTGATCTGTGTCGCACTTTTCACACCGTTGGATTCTGTCCGTACGGCCCGCGCTGCCACTTCATCCACAACCCCGAGGAACGCCGTGGGCCCTCGGCACACCCGGTCTTCAACAAAATGGGGTGCCCTCGCCTCCAGCACAGTTTCAGCTTCGCGGGCTTCCCCAGCTCCAGCAGCTCACAAGATAGCCCCACCTCGGTCACCCCGCCTCCCACTCGCTCCACGGAAGACCTGACCGAGTGGTCCAGCAATCGGTTCACCGACTCCAGGCAAGAGATTAACAGCCTGTTTGGCCCCAGTTGGGGGCCCCCTTCTGCCTGCGAGCCTCAGCTTCCAGCCCCACTCTCCCCCACCATCCCATGCTTTTTCCAGCCAGCCTCAGAGGGCCCTCCTAGCCCTCTCAGCTCTTTGTCTGACCAGGAGGGTTACCAGAGCAGTCTTGGCAGTCAGAGTGATTCCGAGTCCACCCTCCTGGATGCATCCCGCCGGCTTCCCATCTTCAGCAGGCTCTCTGTTTCTGATGATTAA
- the slc35f1 gene encoding solute carrier family 35 member F1, whose translation MISVVSTVESLPRGTGTPAPSVYQRIRKVLSRDLFVTLALGQVLSLLICAIGLTSKYLANDFHANTPVFQGFLNYILLFLVYTTTLAVRQGEGNLLAILKLRWWKYMILGLIDIEANYLILKAYQYTTLSSVQLIDCFVLPVVLLLSWFFLLVRYKAVHIVGTLLCLLGIGCMVGADVLLGRQKGFGEEKLFGDMLVLGGATLYGISNVCEEYIVKNLSRVEFLGMMGLFGSFFSGIQLAIMEHKELLKVPWDWQIGLLYVAFSAFMFILYSFMPVVMKRTSATSINLSLLTADLYSLLCGLFLFHYKFSCLYLMSFFLIILGLVVYSSASTYVVQDPRVYKQFRNTGNNRPTDPLQSSHRVLEPTVAYTSLSPESGEEPTLRVI comes from the exons ATGATTTCCGTCGTGTCCACTGTGGAGAGCCTTCCCAGGGGCACGGGGACCCCGGCACCGAGCGTGTATCAGCGGATCAGGAAGGTCTTGAGCAG AGATCTATTTGTGACATTGGCCTTGGGTCAGGTCCTGTCCTTGTTAATTTGTGCCATTGGTCTTACTAGCAAGTACCTGGCTAATGACTTCCATGCCAACACACCAGTGTTCCAGGGCTTTCTCAACTACATCTTGTTGTTTCTGGTCTACACCACCACGCTGGCAGTTAGGCAAG GTGAAGGTAACTTGCTGGCCATTTTGAAACTGCGTTGGTGGAAGTACATGATTTTAGGTTTGATTGACATCGAGGCCAACTACCTGATACTCAAAGCTTACCAATACACCACTCTGTCCAGTGTACAG CTGATAGACTGCTTTGTCCTCCCAGTGGTCTTACTGCTGTCGTGGTTCTTTCTATTGGTGAGATACAAGGCCGTCCACATTGTAGGCACATTATTGTGTCTTCTGGGTATTGGGTGCATGGTTGGGGCTGACGTCCTACTTGGCCGGCAGAAGGGCTTCG GGGAAGAAAAGTTATTTGGTGATATGCTAGTTTTGGGTGGAGCAACTTTGTATGGGATCTCCAACGTCTGTGAGGAGTACATAGTGAAGAACCTGAGCCGTGTGGAGTTCCTGGGCATGATGGGTCTCTTTGGGTCATTTTTCAGTGGCATCCAACT GGCCATCATGGAACACAAGGAGCTGCTGAAGGTTCCCTGGGACTGGCAGATCG GTCTTCTCTATGTGGCCTTCAGTGCCTTCATGTTCATCCTGTACAGCTTCATGCCAGTGGTAATGAAGAGGACGAGTGCCACCTCGATAAATCTCTCTCTGCTCACAGCTGACCTGTACAGTCTCTTGTGTGGCCTCTTCCTCTTTCATTACAAG TTTTCTTGTCTCTATTTGATGTCATTCTTCTTGATTATTTTGGGCCTGGTGGTTTATTCGTCTGCATCCACCTATGTGGTTCAAGACCCTCGAGTCTACAAGCAGTTTAGGAATACAGGCAACAATCGTCCTACAGACCCCCTCCAGTCCAGTCATCGGGTTTTAGAGCCAACTGTAGCATACACCAGCTTGAGCCCTGAATCAGGGGAGGAACCTACTTTACGTGTAATTTAG
- the cgrrf1 gene encoding cell growth regulator with RING finger domain protein 1 isoform X2 yields MLKGGRHSPPRTSSPPSHSSMSRVGFDVPVILRSSDDTESILPTPEKQMVQVTNPFSLEMGSGSASVTNGVWLKPYCLEPCILSCFWGCEVSALQRALQAHQGVSRLSNPQHFREALYGFYHHCQSIYISSEDREERFICIPPEQALSDFGPLPRQRYPLVSVLTLAEQEARDTYNIVASVTVIHVPDDKYNLSARILFQYLLTSQGNMYELKALFMSANSGGESGHPTDPIVRPSEPEEEEETGKEVEDEEDDKGLSERQGKDCVVCQNAAINRVLLPCRHACVCDSCFSHFSHCPICRAFIQESFALTLGSAAFEQ; encoded by the exons GGTTGGTTTTGATGTCCCAGTTATCTTGCGTAGCTCTGATGACACAGAGTCCATCCTACCTACTCCCGAAAAGCAAATGGTTCAAGTGACAAATCCTTTTTCCCTCGAGATGGGTTCTGGATCAGCATCTGTTACAA ATGGTGTGTGGTTGAAGCCATATTGTTTGGAGCCGTGTATCTTGAGCTGCTTCTGGGGTTGTGAGGTCAGTGCCCTGCAGCGAGCATTGCAGGCACACCAGGGTGTCTCCAGGTTGAGCAACCCCCAGCATTTCCGGGAGGCGTTATACGGCTTCTATCATCACTGCCAGAGCATTTA TATCAGCAGTGAAGACAGAGAAGAACGCTTCATTTGTATTCCACCAGAACAGGCACTCTCAGATTTTGGCCCATTGCCCAGGCAACGCTATCCTCTCGTGTCTGTGTTGACCTTGGCGGAACAAGAGGCTCGAGACACATATAATATT GTGGCCAGTGTCACTGTAATTCATGTACCTGATGATAAATACAACCTGTCCGCAAGGATTCTCTTCCAATACCTTCTCACCTCACAGGGGAACATGTACGAATTAAAA GCTCTTTTTATGTCAGCTAATAGTGGTGGAGAATCTGGTCATCCTACCGACCCGATTGTCCGTCCCAGTGAGcctgaggaggaagaagagactGGAAAAGAGGTAGAGGATGAGGAAGATGATAAAGGCTTGTCAGAGAGACAGGGTAAAGACTGTGTAGTGTGTCAAAATGCAGCTATCAATAGAGTGTTGCTGCCTTGCCgacatgcttgtgtgtgtgacagttgTTTTTCACACTTCTCACACTGTCCCATATGTAGAGCTTTCATCCAGGAATCATTTGCCCTGACTCTTGGTTCTGCAGCATTTGAACAATGA
- the nus1 gene encoding dehydrodolichyl diphosphate synthase complex subunit nus1 encodes MALLYSLFWRLLLFLLHSNRALVSWFRVRLRNWKGLLWERAMATLLLPMAMAGFQDHRRKLNHNPDANGTAGNGNCTSNSRHRWLTDGRSLEKLPSHIGLLVAEEEPSYTDIANVVVWCMAVGISYVSIYDNHGIFRKNNYRLLEVILTQQQHLLGTEGSKYNVEFLSDCTDKQHNNVLSCKPIVKVLAPEDGKQSIVQAAQQLCRSVENKERSSKDITVSMLDALLRESKNIPDPELVVKFGPVNSTLGFLPWHIRLTEFISLPSHRNISYEDLRDVLQRYGECQQRMGQ; translated from the exons ATGGCGCTGTTGTACAGCCTATTCTGGCGGCTCTTGCTGTTCCTTCTTCACAGCAACAGAGCACTCGTGTCCTGGTTCCGAGTGCGGCTTCGGAACTGGAAGGGGCTGTTGTGGGAGCGGGCGATGGCCACATTGCTACTTCCAATGGCCATGGCTGGCTTCCAAGACCATCGGAGGAAGTTAAATCATAACCCCGACGCTAATGGGACTGCTGGTAACGGAAACTGCACTTCTAATAGCCGGCACCGGTGGCTGACTGACGGCAGGTCTTTGGAGAAGTTGCCGAGCCACATCGGCCTGTTAGTAGCTGAAGAGGAGCCCAGCTACACGGACATTGCCAACGTAGTTGTGTGGTGTATGGCTGTTGGTATATCCTATGTCAGCATCTATGATAACCACG gtaTATTCAGGAAGAATAACTACCGTCTACTCGAGGTGATTTTGACACAACAACAGCATCTCCTCGGAACAGAGGGCTCCAAATACAATGTGGAGTTCCTGAGTGATTGCACCGACAAACAACATAATAATG tGCTCTCATGCAAGCCAATAGTGAAGGTGTTGGCACCAGAAGATGGGAAGCAGAGTATTGTTCAGGCCGCACAGCAACTCTGTCGTTCTGTGGAAAACAAAGAGAGGAGCTCCAAAGATATCACCGTCTCTATGCTCGACGCACTGCTCAGAG AGTCAAAGAATATTCCAGATCCAGAGTTGGTGGTGAAGTTTGGTCCTGTCAACAGCACTTTGGGCTTCCTGCCCTGGCACATCAGACTCACTGAATTCAT CTCCCTGCCGTCGCACAGAAACATCTCTTATGAGGACTTACGGGATGTCCTACAACGTTATGGTGAATGTCAACAGCGCATGGGCCAGTGA